The following proteins come from a genomic window of Nautilia profundicola AmH:
- a CDS encoding MoaD/ThiS family protein, which translates to MVKVEFLGPIAKENIEINVKNLKELKEVLSKDDEIKKWLENSAVAVNDKLTTTLDVELKDGDRVAILPPVCGG; encoded by the coding sequence ATGGTTAAAGTAGAGTTTTTAGGGCCAATTGCAAAAGAAAATATTGAAATTAATGTAAAAAATTTAAAGGAACTTAAAGAAGTGTTAAGCAAAGATGATGAAATAAAAAAATGGTTGGAAAATTCGGCAGTAGCTGTTAATGATAAATTAACAACAACATTGGATGTAGAACTAAAAGATGGAGACAGGGTTGCGATACTTCCGCCTGTATGCGGAGGGTGA
- a CDS encoding molybdopterin synthase catalytic subunit, translated as MLEVFKGGVPVIPTLERWYEEFKLEGYGAMIPFIGIVRPDNGIEGLSFDLYLPMLNEWFKKWQNLDDCKITMAHSFGDVMVGETSFLCAIFTKHRTEGFKYLEEFVEDFKANAPIWKYDLINGERVFAKDRAKELPGAGILSEE; from the coding sequence ATGTTAGAAGTATTTAAAGGCGGAGTACCGGTTATACCAACTCTTGAGAGGTGGTATGAGGAATTTAAACTTGAAGGATACGGAGCGATGATTCCGTTCATCGGTATTGTTAGACCGGATAACGGAATTGAAGGACTAAGTTTTGATTTGTATCTTCCAATGCTTAATGAATGGTTTAAGAAATGGCAAAATTTAGATGATTGTAAAATAACGATGGCGCATAGTTTCGGCGATGTAATGGTGGGAGAAACAAGCTTTTTATGTGCGATTTTTACAAAGCACAGAACGGAAGGTTTTAAATATTTGGAAGAGTTCGTGGAAGATTTTAAAGCAAATGCACCAATTTGGAAATACGATCTAATAAACGGAGAAAGAGTATTTGCCAAAGACAGAGCAAAAGAATTACCCGGAGCAGGGATTTTAAGTGAGGAATAA